A genomic window from Candidatus Krumholzibacteriota bacterium includes:
- a CDS encoding redoxin domain-containing protein: MATLNVGDRAPDFTIPMTMEDTWTLSDHLGVKNIVVLFFPLAYSPPCHAEMCSFRDGFSEFKGLDAHVVAISVDNPFVLTKWKDELKLPFQLLSDFNREVGPAWGAFHEELGPLKGVDKRAAFVIDKKGIIRYAWVSDDPGVMPDPGEIRKALDSLS, translated from the coding sequence ATGGCAACGCTCAACGTCGGCGATCGGGCCCCCGATTTCACCATCCCGATGACGATGGAGGATACCTGGACGCTCTCGGATCATCTCGGCGTCAAGAACATCGTCGTCCTCTTCTTCCCCCTCGCCTACAGCCCGCCCTGCCACGCGGAGATGTGCTCGTTCAGGGACGGATTCAGCGAGTTCAAGGGCCTCGACGCCCATGTCGTTGCGATCAGCGTGGACAATCCCTTCGTGCTCACCAAGTGGAAGGACGAACTCAAGCTGCCCTTCCAGCTCCTCAGCGATTTCAACCGCGAGGTCGGCCCCGCCTGGGGCGCCTTCCACGAGGAGCTCGGCCCCCTGAAGGGCGTCGACAAGCGCGCCGCCTTCGTCATCGACAAGAAGGGCATCATCCGCTACGCATGGGTCTCGGACGATCCCGGCGTCATGCCCGACCCCGGCGAGATCAGGAAAGCGCTCGACAGCCTCTCCTGA